The Gemmata palustris genome includes a region encoding these proteins:
- the groL gene encoding chaperonin GroEL (60 kDa chaperone family; promotes refolding of misfolded polypeptides especially under stressful conditions; forms two stacked rings of heptamers to form a barrel-shaped 14mer; ends can be capped by GroES; misfolded proteins enter the barrel where they are refolded when GroES binds) produces the protein MAKQLLYTDDARKKLLTGAEKLARAVGSTLGPTGRNVIIDKSFGGPTVTKDGVTVSKEIDLADPFENMGAKLVNAVAQKTSDGAGDGTTTATVLALAIYQEGLRNITAGANPMAVKRGIDKAVAAAVKHLEDTLTKKLSKKEEMQQVAAISANNDPKIGALMADAFEKVGRDGVITVEEGKTSETVLEFVEGMQFDKGYISPYFVVNTPELKWEHENVSVLLFEKKLSNVREMLPLLDAVAKAGRPLLIIAEDVESEALAVLVVNRLRQLLEVCAVKAPGFGDRRKAMMEDIAVLTGGTFVSEDLGIKLDSVEDISPAEQQRGARPQPKVFALLGHATQVSVDKENCTIIVDPDDAREEAIKARAQTIRTQMNQTESEYDKEKFSERLAKLLGGVAIVKVGASTEAEMKQTKGRIEDALHATRAAVSEGIVPGGGVALLRCIPVVEALGEKLKGDERIGAEIVARALEKPIRTIAENGGVDGAVVADEVTTRGEKDPNIGYDANTGKYVDMFKAGVLDPLRVTRSALTNAASIAALMLTTEVMVTRIDEDDKKSKVTGAIA, from the coding sequence ATGGCGAAGCAACTGCTCTATACCGATGACGCGCGGAAGAAGCTCCTGACCGGCGCCGAGAAACTGGCCCGCGCGGTCGGTTCGACGCTCGGGCCGACCGGCCGGAACGTCATCATCGACAAGTCGTTCGGCGGACCGACCGTCACCAAGGACGGCGTGACCGTCTCGAAGGAAATCGACCTCGCCGACCCGTTCGAGAACATGGGCGCCAAGCTCGTGAACGCGGTCGCCCAGAAGACGAGCGACGGGGCCGGCGACGGCACCACCACCGCGACCGTACTGGCCCTGGCGATCTACCAGGAGGGACTGCGGAACATCACCGCCGGCGCCAACCCGATGGCCGTGAAGCGCGGCATCGATAAGGCCGTGGCCGCCGCGGTCAAGCACCTCGAAGACACGCTCACGAAGAAGCTCTCCAAGAAGGAAGAGATGCAGCAGGTGGCCGCGATCTCGGCCAACAACGACCCGAAGATCGGCGCCCTGATGGCCGACGCCTTCGAGAAGGTCGGGCGCGACGGGGTCATCACGGTCGAAGAGGGCAAGACCTCCGAGACCGTGCTGGAGTTCGTCGAGGGGATGCAGTTCGACAAGGGCTACATCTCGCCGTACTTCGTGGTGAACACGCCGGAACTGAAGTGGGAGCACGAGAACGTCTCCGTGCTGCTGTTCGAGAAGAAGCTCTCGAACGTGCGCGAGATGCTCCCGCTGCTCGACGCGGTCGCGAAGGCCGGCCGCCCGCTGCTCATCATCGCCGAGGACGTGGAGAGCGAGGCGCTCGCGGTCCTGGTGGTGAACCGGCTGCGCCAGTTGCTCGAAGTGTGCGCGGTGAAGGCGCCCGGGTTTGGTGACCGCCGCAAGGCCATGATGGAAGACATCGCGGTCCTCACCGGCGGCACGTTCGTCAGCGAGGACCTCGGGATCAAGCTCGACAGCGTCGAGGACATCAGCCCCGCGGAGCAGCAGCGCGGCGCCCGCCCGCAGCCGAAGGTGTTCGCGCTGCTCGGGCACGCGACCCAGGTGTCGGTCGACAAGGAAAACTGCACCATCATCGTGGACCCCGACGACGCCCGCGAAGAGGCGATCAAGGCCCGCGCCCAGACGATCCGCACCCAGATGAACCAGACCGAGAGCGAGTACGACAAGGAGAAGTTCTCCGAGCGCCTCGCGAAGCTCCTCGGCGGGGTCGCGATCGTCAAGGTTGGGGCGTCCACCGAAGCCGAAATGAAGCAGACCAAGGGCCGCATCGAGGACGCGCTGCACGCGACCCGCGCCGCGGTGTCCGAGGGCATCGTGCCGGGCGGCGGCGTGGCCCTGCTCCGGTGCATCCCGGTGGTCGAGGCCCTGGGCGAGAAGCTCAAGGGCGACGAGCGCATCGGGGCCGAGATCGTGGCCCGCGCGCTCGAGAAGCCGATCCGCACCATCGCCGAGAACGGCGGCGTGGACGGCGCGGTGGTGGCCGACGAGGTGACCACCCGCGGCGAGAAGGACCCGAACATCGGCTACGACGCGAACACCGGCAAGTACGTCGACATGTTCAAGGCCGGCGTGCTCGACCCGCTCCGCGTCACCCGCAGCGCGCTGACCAACGCCGCCAGCATCGCCGCCCTCATGCTGACGACCGAGGTCATGGTCACCCGCATCGACGAGGACGACAAGAAGTCCAAGGTCACCGGGGCGATCGCCTGA
- a CDS encoding sigma-54-dependent transcriptional regulator has protein sequence MSAPAEPLQILVIDDDKTHAETVAESLERRGHACTIATGGKAGVAKLEQTPFDVVLTDLKMADLHGLEVVERCKQLRPDAEVYVVTGFADVKTAVEAMKRGAAHYLQKPLDMAELRAVVENSAKRVGTLRDLRRQIDEKFGFEGVIGNSPKMLRVLKDLKAYAPSPASVVILGENGTGKELVARALHTNSPRKAKPFTAMNCAALNENLLDDEMFGHEDGAYTGTKGARKGRFEHAHGGTLFLDEIGDMPLTLQAKLLRALENGEIVRIGANDPIKVDVRIIAATNKDLQKEVDAGRFRQDLYFRLKVGTIKLPPLREHREDIPQLVSHFLKDFAKRYNKPVPKVSPNVWKAFEGYDWPGNVRELRNLLDSMMVLDLDGELTPDDFPEDAGVKPAGATSTTTATGPDHLIGRPLEDVERYYMEKALDLTAGNREEAAKMLKISERTMYRKLQEWKKEGEKPAE, from the coding sequence ATGTCCGCCCCGGCCGAACCGCTCCAGATCCTGGTGATCGACGACGACAAGACCCACGCCGAAACGGTGGCCGAGAGCCTCGAGCGCCGCGGGCACGCCTGCACCATTGCAACCGGTGGAAAAGCCGGCGTCGCGAAACTGGAACAGACGCCGTTCGACGTGGTGCTCACCGACCTGAAGATGGCCGACCTGCACGGGTTGGAGGTCGTGGAGCGGTGCAAGCAACTGCGCCCGGACGCGGAGGTGTACGTCGTCACCGGGTTCGCGGACGTAAAGACCGCGGTGGAAGCGATGAAGCGGGGGGCGGCGCACTACCTTCAGAAGCCGCTCGATATGGCGGAACTGCGCGCGGTGGTCGAAAATTCTGCCAAACGTGTGGGCACACTGCGCGACCTGCGCCGGCAGATCGATGAGAAATTCGGCTTCGAGGGCGTGATCGGCAACAGCCCGAAAATGCTGCGCGTACTGAAGGACTTGAAAGCCTACGCGCCCTCGCCCGCGTCCGTGGTCATCCTCGGCGAGAACGGCACCGGCAAGGAACTGGTCGCCCGCGCGCTCCACACCAACAGCCCGCGCAAGGCCAAACCGTTCACCGCGATGAACTGCGCCGCGCTCAACGAGAACCTGCTCGACGACGAGATGTTCGGCCACGAGGACGGCGCGTACACCGGCACGAAGGGCGCGCGCAAGGGCCGGTTCGAGCACGCCCACGGGGGCACGCTGTTTCTCGACGAAATCGGCGACATGCCGCTGACGCTCCAGGCGAAGTTGCTCCGCGCCCTGGAGAACGGCGAGATCGTGCGCATCGGGGCCAACGACCCGATCAAAGTGGACGTGCGTATCATCGCGGCCACGAACAAAGACCTTCAGAAAGAAGTGGACGCGGGGCGGTTCCGGCAGGATCTCTACTTCCGGTTGAAGGTCGGCACAATTAAATTGCCGCCACTGCGAGAGCACCGCGAGGACATCCCCCAGTTGGTTTCGCACTTCCTGAAGGACTTCGCGAAGCGCTACAACAAGCCGGTTCCCAAAGTCTCGCCCAATGTGTGGAAAGCCTTCGAGGGCTACGACTGGCCCGGCAACGTGCGCGAGTTGCGGAACCTGCTCGACAGCATGATGGTGCTCGATCTGGACGGCGAACTCACACCCGACGACTTCCCCGAGGACGCGGGCGTGAAGCCGGCCGGCGCGACAAGTACAACCACGGCGACCGGCCCGGACCACCTGATCGGGCGCCCGCTCGAAGACGTCGAGCGCTACTACATGGAAAAGGCGCTGGACCTGACCGCCGGTAACCGCGAGGAAGCGGCCAAAATGCTCAAAATCAGCGAGCGCACGATGTACCGCAAGCTGCAAGAGTGGAAGAAAGAGGGCGAGAAGCCCGCCGAGTGA
- a CDS encoding tetratricopeptide repeat protein, with protein sequence MASDNPSEILNLVRRGHTYARRGEYGKAVEAFSGAVDLDPTDPELYFHRGNALAAAGKHDDAVADFTQAVELRPDYAEAYHNRATAHVDSGDLDSALADYTKAIELDPDDPDAVNGRAAVYSRQKNYDAAFVDYEAAAKLAPDTFRVFFNRGNAYSALNQHEEAVADYTVALRINPRHARAYLYRAMSLDALDRSAEALSDLSTALRLQPMSAEAFWQRARVHAERDEHVKAVSDFTWVLKIDPKHSDALNLRGVSHAELDDHTKAITDFTRAITIDPADAAPWFNRGLSHLRLRNTQPAIDDFTEVIRLTPDDPAPFVQRGYAFHELRDSERAIADFTQAIALRPDGARAYFGRALANRRKGDLRAALVDASAVVERNPQSDSAYNLRASLLYQLGDFATALADHLKAAEIDPNDAATLNHVAWVRATCPQDDLRDGTAALRDALRACELTNHEAPGYVDTLAAAYAELGRFEDAVKWQQKAVELAPDASKPDYETRLTLYCENKPFRDQIEVPPAESKDAPGAEQGGA encoded by the coding sequence ATGGCAAGCGACAACCCTTCGGAAATTCTGAACCTCGTCCGCCGCGGGCACACCTACGCGCGGCGCGGCGAGTACGGGAAAGCGGTCGAGGCGTTCTCCGGCGCCGTCGACCTCGACCCGACCGACCCCGAACTGTACTTCCACCGCGGCAACGCGCTCGCCGCCGCCGGGAAGCACGACGACGCGGTTGCCGACTTTACACAAGCCGTCGAACTGCGACCGGACTACGCGGAGGCGTACCACAACCGCGCCACCGCCCACGTCGATAGCGGCGACCTCGACTCCGCACTCGCCGATTACACGAAGGCCATCGAACTGGACCCGGACGACCCGGACGCCGTGAACGGGCGCGCGGCCGTTTACAGCCGTCAGAAGAACTACGACGCGGCGTTCGTCGATTACGAGGCCGCCGCGAAGCTCGCGCCCGACACGTTCCGCGTGTTCTTCAACCGCGGGAACGCCTACTCCGCGCTCAACCAGCACGAAGAAGCCGTCGCCGATTACACCGTCGCGCTCCGTATCAACCCGCGGCACGCCCGGGCGTACCTCTACCGCGCCATGTCGCTCGACGCGCTCGACCGGTCCGCCGAGGCGCTCAGTGACCTGAGCACGGCCCTGCGGCTCCAGCCGATGAGCGCGGAAGCGTTCTGGCAGCGGGCACGGGTCCACGCCGAGCGCGACGAGCACGTGAAGGCCGTCTCCGACTTCACCTGGGTGCTGAAGATCGACCCGAAGCACTCGGACGCGCTCAATCTGCGCGGCGTGTCGCACGCGGAACTGGACGACCACACCAAGGCGATCACGGACTTTACCCGGGCCATCACGATCGACCCGGCCGACGCCGCGCCGTGGTTCAACCGCGGGCTGTCGCACCTCCGGCTCCGAAACACGCAGCCGGCCATCGACGACTTCACGGAAGTGATCCGGCTCACGCCCGACGACCCGGCCCCGTTCGTGCAGCGGGGCTACGCATTTCACGAGTTGCGCGATTCGGAGCGCGCGATCGCGGACTTCACCCAGGCCATTGCCCTGCGCCCGGACGGCGCGCGGGCCTACTTCGGCCGCGCGCTGGCGAACCGGCGCAAGGGCGACCTCCGCGCCGCCCTCGTCGACGCATCGGCCGTGGTCGAGCGGAACCCCCAATCGGACTCCGCGTACAACCTGCGCGCATCACTCCTCTACCAGCTCGGCGACTTCGCGACCGCACTCGCGGACCACCTGAAAGCGGCCGAGATCGACCCGAACGACGCGGCCACGCTCAATCACGTCGCCTGGGTACGTGCCACCTGCCCGCAGGACGATCTGCGCGACGGCACGGCGGCCCTGCGCGACGCGCTGCGGGCGTGCGAACTCACCAACCACGAAGCGCCCGGGTACGTGGACACGCTCGCGGCGGCTTACGCGGAACTCGGCCGGTTCGAGGACGCGGTGAAGTGGCAGCAAAAAGCCGTGGAACTGGCCCCGGACGCGAGCAAACCTGATTACGAAACGCGCCTGACCCTCTACTGCGAGAACAAGCCGTTCCGCGATCAGATCGAGGTGCCGCCGGCAGAATCGAAGGACGCGCCCGGCGCCGAACAGGGCGGCGCGTAA
- a CDS encoding nucleotide exchange factor GrpE, whose amino-acid sequence MPDEAPDAIPVENASELAATRAKLDATEQELSNYKLKLADFDNARKRMLRDAEVERKYAAESLARDLLAPLDNLDRALDAVKRAGDTGPLATGVSATAAQFLDALKRHGITRIVCEPGADFDTNLHQAVMQQPGTEFAAGQVVQVLQHGFMLHDRVLRPASVIVASEA is encoded by the coding sequence ATGCCTGACGAAGCACCCGACGCGATCCCTGTTGAGAACGCTTCCGAACTCGCCGCGACGCGCGCGAAACTGGACGCGACCGAACAGGAATTGAGCAACTACAAGCTGAAGCTCGCCGACTTCGATAACGCCCGCAAGCGGATGCTCCGCGACGCGGAGGTCGAGCGCAAGTACGCGGCGGAATCGCTCGCCCGCGATTTGCTCGCGCCGCTCGATAACCTCGACCGCGCGCTCGACGCCGTGAAGCGCGCCGGCGACACCGGGCCGCTCGCCACGGGCGTGTCCGCGACCGCAGCGCAGTTCCTCGACGCCCTCAAGCGGCACGGCATCACCCGGATCGTGTGCGAGCCGGGGGCGGATTTCGATACGAACCTGCACCAAGCGGTCATGCAGCAGCCCGGAACCGAGTTCGCCGCCGGTCAGGTGGTGCAGGTGCTCCAGCACGGCTTCATGCTGCACGACCGCGTCCTGCGCCCGGCGTCCGTGATCGTCGCCAGCGAAGCCTAA
- the groES gene encoding co-chaperone GroES, producing the protein MAKAEKQLTLKPLDDRVVLEPTEAEEKSAGGILLPDTAKQKPQQGKVIAVGPGKLSDKGTRTVLAVKVGDTVLFGKYSGSDVEVNGKEYKIVRESEILGKLNK; encoded by the coding sequence ATGGCCAAAGCAGAAAAGCAACTGACCCTGAAGCCGCTCGACGACCGCGTGGTGCTGGAGCCGACCGAAGCGGAAGAAAAGTCGGCCGGCGGCATCCTGCTTCCCGACACCGCGAAGCAGAAGCCGCAGCAGGGCAAAGTGATCGCGGTCGGCCCGGGCAAGCTCTCGGACAAGGGCACCCGGACCGTGCTGGCCGTGAAGGTCGGCGACACCGTGCTGTTCGGCAAGTACAGCGGGTCCGACGTCGAAGTGAACGGCAAGGAATACAAGATCGTCCGCGAGTCCGAGATCCTCGGCAAGCTGAACAAGTAA
- a CDS encoding FmdB family zinc ribbon protein — MPTYDYRCNACGHTFDELQKFSDAPLTKCPECKKNKLERLFGGGGAIIFKGGGFYETDYRRAGEKKDDGAEKGASDTSKSETKETKETKAESPAPAAESTTKTETKSESKGGAKKKGK, encoded by the coding sequence ATGCCGACATACGACTACCGCTGTAATGCGTGCGGCCACACGTTCGACGAGCTCCAGAAGTTCTCGGACGCACCGCTGACGAAGTGCCCGGAGTGCAAGAAGAACAAACTCGAGCGCCTGTTCGGGGGCGGCGGCGCGATCATCTTCAAGGGCGGCGGCTTCTACGAAACCGATTACCGCCGCGCGGGGGAGAAGAAGGACGACGGCGCCGAGAAGGGCGCCAGCGACACGAGCAAGAGCGAGACGAAGGAGACGAAAGAAACGAAGGCCGAGTCCCCCGCGCCCGCAGCGGAGAGCACCACCAAAACCGAGACCAAGAGCGAGAGCAAGGGCGGCGCGAAGAAGAAGGGAAAGTGA
- a CDS encoding DNA gyrase inhibitor YacG, producing the protein MNKVQCPICDAAMPGNWQEYPDYPFCSARCRKIDLGRWLDGKYRVPDPTPPDSSSDGPGDAD; encoded by the coding sequence ATGAATAAGGTGCAATGTCCGATCTGTGACGCGGCGATGCCGGGAAACTGGCAGGAGTACCCGGACTATCCGTTCTGCTCCGCACGGTGCCGCAAGATCGACTTGGGTCGGTGGCTCGACGGAAAGTATCGCGTGCCCGACCCGACGCCGCCTGACAGTTCTAGTGATGGACCCGGTGACGCCGACTGA
- a CDS encoding NYN domain-containing protein: MTFLIDGYNLMHAVGLVSRATPSAHFERARTRFLDWLADGVKGRAATLRVVFDAQDAPAPSLEMTHRGVRVRFAYQRTADDVIEDLVAVEQKPHAVTVVSNDSRVREAARRADCGVASCQEFTDWLISDRAPGASASSAPEPDKPEPTADDLDELLQIFSKPKSKP, encoded by the coding sequence GTGACGTTCCTCATCGACGGCTACAACCTGATGCACGCGGTCGGCCTCGTGAGCCGCGCGACCCCCAGCGCGCACTTCGAGCGCGCCCGCACGCGGTTCCTCGACTGGCTGGCCGACGGAGTGAAGGGGCGTGCGGCCACGCTCCGCGTGGTGTTCGACGCCCAAGACGCCCCCGCGCCTTCGCTCGAAATGACCCACCGCGGGGTTCGCGTGCGGTTCGCGTACCAGCGCACCGCCGACGACGTGATCGAAGACTTGGTCGCGGTCGAACAGAAGCCGCACGCGGTCACGGTCGTGTCGAACGACTCGCGCGTGCGCGAAGCCGCGCGGCGGGCGGATTGCGGCGTCGCGTCGTGTCAGGAATTTACCGACTGGCTGATTAGCGACAGAGCCCCGGGCGCCAGTGCATCCAGCGCGCCGGAACCCGATAAGCCGGAGCCCACTGCCGACGACCTGGACGAGCTGTTGCAAATCTTCAGTAAGCCGAAATCGAAGCCGTAA
- a CDS encoding IS110 family transposase: MTTACFVGIDVSKDHLDLHARPDGSAARYTNDPTGIAALLARVGERAPERIVLEATGGFEGAVAAALAAAGHPVAVVNPRQVRDFARATGKFAKTDAIDAAVLAHFAEAIRPEVRALPGAEAVALAGLVDRRRQLLEMRTAEANRLALATARVATSVRAHIAWLSKQLDQVDKELAELIEARPVWRAKDDLLQGVPGIGPVVSRVLVSELPELGTLSNKRIASLVGVAPMSRDSGRMSGTRSIAGGRAGVRSGLYMAILSAVRYNEPIRAFYQKRRKAGKAIKVAQVAAMRKLLVILNAMIRDNKPWTPNVATA; encoded by the coding sequence ATGACGACCGCATGTTTCGTGGGGATCGATGTCTCCAAGGATCATCTCGACCTCCACGCGCGGCCCGACGGATCGGCCGCGCGCTACACCAACGACCCGACCGGTATTGCGGCCCTACTCGCGCGCGTGGGCGAACGGGCGCCCGAGCGCATCGTCCTCGAAGCCACCGGGGGGTTCGAGGGCGCGGTGGCCGCGGCCCTCGCCGCGGCCGGGCACCCCGTGGCCGTCGTCAACCCGCGCCAGGTACGGGACTTCGCCCGGGCCACCGGCAAGTTCGCCAAGACCGACGCCATCGACGCCGCGGTACTGGCCCATTTCGCCGAGGCCATCCGACCCGAGGTCCGGGCGCTCCCCGGTGCCGAGGCCGTGGCCCTCGCGGGTCTCGTGGACCGGCGCCGCCAGCTGTTGGAGATGCGCACCGCGGAGGCCAACCGCCTGGCCCTGGCGACCGCGCGCGTGGCGACGAGCGTGCGGGCCCACATCGCGTGGCTCTCGAAGCAACTGGACCAGGTCGACAAGGAACTGGCCGAGCTCATTGAAGCGCGTCCGGTGTGGCGCGCCAAGGACGACCTGCTCCAAGGGGTTCCGGGCATCGGACCGGTCGTGAGCCGGGTGCTGGTGAGCGAGCTCCCGGAGCTGGGAACGCTCTCGAACAAGCGGATCGCGTCGCTCGTGGGCGTGGCCCCGATGAGCCGCGACAGTGGCCGGATGTCGGGCACCCGTTCGATCGCCGGCGGGCGCGCGGGCGTTCGGAGCGGCCTGTACATGGCGATCCTCTCGGCCGTGCGGTACAACGAGCCGATCCGCGCGTTCTATCAGAAGCGGCGAAAGGCGGGTAAAGCGATCAAGGTCGCGCAGGTGGCGGCGATGCGCAAGCTCCTCGTCATCCTTAATGCCATGATCCGCGACAACAAACCGTGGACCCCGAACGTCGCCACCGCCTAA
- the dnaJ gene encoding molecular chaperone DnaJ, translating to MAEKRDYYEVLGVIRTSTEVEITKAYRQLAKRYHPDRNIGDDEAKIRYAEVDEAYAILNDPNKRARYDRHGHAGVQGGASSEGVGVDLGDLLGDFLGGFFGGGGGGRRQRGPRRGENIAAVLDLDLLEAATGVSKTFTVPSEQNCRDCGGGGAKPGTQPAQCRRCRGQGFEVADTGFGIATRMRCRGCNGRGVVITDPCPTCRGAGRVEVREPVTVNIPAGVDTGIRFTYPNGGHAGEPGAPRGDLEIVIRVHEHKSFERDGHNLICQCPITFSRAALGGPIEITTLTNQKVTIEVPRGSQTHATVVRVPGHGMPWLDDARRKGDLLVQLVVETPTKLNAEQEELFRKLADLEGTLAPGPRKGIFGKLKDLVSGDLPQKEEKK from the coding sequence ATGGCCGAGAAGCGCGACTACTACGAGGTGCTGGGCGTCATCCGCACGTCCACCGAGGTGGAGATCACCAAGGCGTACCGGCAACTCGCGAAGCGGTACCACCCGGACCGCAACATTGGCGACGACGAGGCGAAAATTCGGTACGCCGAAGTCGACGAGGCCTACGCGATACTGAACGACCCGAACAAGCGCGCCCGCTACGACCGGCACGGCCACGCCGGTGTGCAGGGCGGGGCCAGCAGTGAGGGCGTGGGCGTCGATCTGGGCGACCTCCTCGGCGACTTCCTCGGCGGGTTCTTCGGCGGTGGTGGGGGCGGGCGCCGGCAGCGCGGTCCGCGGCGCGGGGAGAACATCGCCGCGGTCCTCGATCTGGACCTGCTCGAAGCCGCGACCGGCGTCAGCAAGACGTTCACCGTGCCCTCCGAGCAAAACTGCCGCGATTGCGGCGGGGGCGGCGCGAAACCAGGCACGCAACCGGCCCAGTGCCGCCGGTGCCGCGGGCAGGGCTTCGAGGTCGCGGACACAGGATTCGGCATCGCGACGCGGATGCGGTGCCGCGGGTGCAACGGGCGCGGCGTGGTCATCACCGACCCGTGCCCGACGTGCCGCGGGGCCGGGCGCGTCGAGGTGCGCGAACCGGTCACGGTGAACATCCCCGCGGGCGTGGACACCGGCATCCGGTTCACCTACCCCAACGGCGGGCACGCGGGCGAGCCCGGCGCGCCGCGCGGGGATCTCGAAATCGTGATCCGCGTCCACGAGCACAAGAGCTTCGAGCGCGACGGGCACAATTTGATCTGCCAGTGCCCGATCACGTTCAGCCGGGCCGCGCTCGGCGGGCCGATCGAAATCACCACGCTCACGAACCAGAAGGTGACCATCGAGGTGCCGCGCGGGAGCCAGACGCACGCGACCGTCGTCCGCGTCCCGGGGCACGGGATGCCCTGGCTCGACGACGCCCGGCGCAAGGGCGATCTGCTCGTGCAACTGGTGGTCGAAACGCCCACGAAACTGAACGCGGAGCAAGAAGAGTTGTTCCGCAAGCTCGCGGACCTGGAGGGCACACTCGCGCCCGGTCCGCGGAAGGGAATTTTCGGCAAATTGAAGGATCTCGTAAGCGGTGATCTCCCTCAAAAAGAAGAGAAGAAGTGA